The DNA region CGCACGCTCTCGCCGCCGTTGCCCATCCACCAGCGAAAGCCCTCCAGGGCACGGCGGTAATCCTGGGGGTCGCCCGTCTCCCGAAAGCGGCGGTACCACTTGACTCCCTCCCAGGCCATCCGCTCGTGGTTCCCCATCAGCAGGGTCGCCCGGCCCTGCTGGTGCAATTCGAGGAGCAGCTCCGCGCAGCCCTGGCTGTGCAGCCCCCGGTCGATGGCGTCCCCCAGGCTCAGGAAGTGCGTGTCCGGTCCCCACGTGTCCCCCGCGTACCCGATGGCCGCCGCGAGCAGGTCTGCCCGCCCGTGCAGGTCCGGGATGATGACGACGGGCCGGTTCACGCCCTCTCCCCGTCATCCGGCGCGTCGCTGAAGTCGAGGAGGGTCTGCTTGCTGCGCTCCCGCAGGAGGCGCGCCCCATCCGGTTCTGGGCTGAACTCCACGCCCTGCCCGGTCACGGTCACCCGGTAGGCCGCCCCGTCCCGCGCCCCCGGCAACCACTCCGCCGGAAGCTGGAACGTGCGGCCCCGCGTGTCCTCCACGTCCGCCAGGCCCGTGTCCTCGTCGAGCACGTCCACCACCAGCACCTCACCCGCCCACGTCATACCCGCTAGTCTACCCGGATGCGCACGGCCCGCCTCCCCCTTTGGGGGGATGCCCGCCGCCCGCGCGTCTGCTGGGATGGGGGTGTGACGCCGCCCCTCCCCATGAGCGCCCCGTCCTCCCGGAGCGACCTGCTCAGCCCGGGCCCCCGGCCGGGTCGCTCCCCTGCCCTATCCTGGTGCCCATGACCCGCCCCAACTCCGCTCCCGTCACCCGCCGCCGGGTGCTGCGCGGCCTGCTGGGCGGCGGCGCGGCGCTGGGCGCCCTCGGCGGGGTGGGGGCGGCGCAGGCGTACGCCTTCGGCGTGACCCGCGAGCGGGCCACCCTGCCCGGCCTGCGCACGCCGGTGCGCGTCGCCTTCCTGACCGACCTGCATTACGGGCTGTACGTGGGCCCCGGCAGCGTGCGCGCCTGGGTGGACGCCGCGAACGCCGAACGCCCCGACCTCGTGCTGCTGGGGGGCGACTTCATCGACATCCCCTCTGGCGACTCGCCCGCTGGCCTGTTTCCCGAACTCGCCCGGCTCCGCGCCCCCCTAGGCGTCTACGGCGTGTGGGGCAACCACGACTACGACTCCTTCGGGCGCCGCGATTCGCGCCGGGGAGGCCGCGCCCGCCCCGACTGGGAGGCGCGGCGGGACAGCCTGACGGCCGAGTTCGCCCGCGCGGGGGTCACCCTGCTCTTGAACACGGGGCGGGCGCTGCGCGACGACCTCTGGCTGGGGGGCGTGGACGACTTCTGGCAGGGCCGCCCCGACCTGGCGGCGGCCCTCGCCGGGGCAGGGGACCGCGCGACCCTCCTGCTCAGCCACAACCCGGACGTGCTGCCCGACCTGCCCGCCCCCGTCGGTCTGACCCTGTGCGGGCACACGCACGGCGGCCAGATTCGCCTGCCCCTGGTCGGCGCCGTTCATGTGCCCAGCCGCTACGGGCAGCGTTACGCGATGGGCTGGGTGCGTGGCGCCCACGGCACTCCCGCCTACGTCAGCCGTGGCCTGGGCACGAGCGGCGTGCCGCTGCGCAACCTCTGCGAGCCGGAGGTCACGCTGCTCACGCTGACGGGGGAGGCAGAGGCTACTCTGGACAAGTGA from Deinococcus aetherius includes:
- a CDS encoding metallophosphoesterase, with the translated sequence MTRPNSAPVTRRRVLRGLLGGGAALGALGGVGAAQAYAFGVTRERATLPGLRTPVRVAFLTDLHYGLYVGPGSVRAWVDAANAERPDLVLLGGDFIDIPSGDSPAGLFPELARLRAPLGVYGVWGNHDYDSFGRRDSRRGGRARPDWEARRDSLTAEFARAGVTLLLNTGRALRDDLWLGGVDDFWQGRPDLAAALAGAGDRATLLLSHNPDVLPDLPAPVGLTLCGHTHGGQIRLPLVGAVHVPSRYGQRYAMGWVRGAHGTPAYVSRGLGTSGVPLRNLCEPEVTLLTLTGEAEATLDK